The window CTCGATCAGATCCCCTCGGATCTCCTCACTCACCATCGCCAGACGCGGGCGTCCCATTTGCGATCGCGTGCTCCCTCATCCTGCGGGAAGAACGCCAAATATGAAGCGCAAGAGCGGCCCAGATTAGCATCAAACCAGTCACGGCGAAGATGCCGGAGCGTTCTATCTCTTTCAAGATCTCCCAGCCCACGCGGTGGACCAGGAACCCCAGGATCCACTGGAGATCGACCAGCAACACTCCCAGGATGGCGCTCCAGGTGGAAGACGGACTCAGAGCCCCATGCATCTTTTCCTTGATGAGAACCCAGAGCGGAATGAGGGACCATACAAGGTGGTGATACCAGGAGAAGGGGGTGATCAGATTGCCCGCGGCCACGAACAGCCCGGCGGACCATTCCCACGGTTGACCGGAAGGCCATGTCAGGAGGAGCGTCAGGAGGCCGATGAGGAGGGAGAGAAACCGCTGAAGCGATGGGGTGGGCTCGGAGAGCAAAGGCGCGAAAAACGTCCGCCAGAGCTCGTTCTCCGGGGGGATCTTCAGGGCCAGCCGGATCATATCCGGCAGGCCGTGATATAGAAAGCTTCGAGCCCCTGAGGGTCCGAGGGCGATCATTAAGATGATCCCGATTAGCATGCCGTAGACAAAGACCATCGCGGCGGTTCGGAACATCCGACGCCAGAGGGCCCACAGCCATAACCAGATGGGCCATGGCTTGATCCAGATCGCCAGGGCCAGCGCCAGGGGACTCCACGAGCGGTTCCACAGGAACATCACCATCAGGAGGAGGATCAACCCGTTGACCTGGCCGTAGTTCATCGTCACGTTCACCGGCATGAAAACGAGGAGAGAAAGCAACATCGGCCACGCCGGGAGCTCGGTGCGCCGGGCGAACGCCCACGCCGCTCCCACAAAGGTTCCAATCGTCGCAGCACCCCATATCAGAGCCGCCCAAGGATAAGGAAGAACCGCAATCGGGATCATGAGCAGAGCAAGAAGAGGCGAATAAATATACACCGCAAGATGCGAACCCAATCCCAAATCTTTCCCGGCTAAATACCAATCATGAGAGGAAATCCGGTAAACATCCATCCCTCTTAAGATAATTCGTGATGCCAGATAATAGGTAGCAAAGTCCATCATGCGATCGCGGCGTCCGTGTTCGATCTCCCAGTTCAGCCAGAGCCATCGACCCATCAGGATCAGAGCGACCAGGATTGTGGCGATGAGATCTGTGCTGGGCTTCTCCCGAAACCAGGATAAGACCTTGTTCATCGGGAGGATCCTCCTCCGTGGCGTCCCGAGCTCTGCCTGGGTCTCGAATTATAGACTGTGGCGATTCATCAGGTGTGAGCGAAGGGAAGAAACCACGGGCCGCCAAGTCCGGCCCTCCAGGAGGAGCAACGTCAGGAGGTAGAGGGTTCCGAAGGCCGCCGCTTTGGCGGCCATGCGCGCCAGGGGAGCGGAAGGGATCCCGCTGCCTTCGAGAGCGAGGGCCGGCGTGCTGGCGATCAAGAGCGCGCCCACGGCTCCACCCATCAAGGGCCATATGGAGAAGTCCACGGTCTCCCGGAGGGGGCGGTAGAGCATGAGGGCGCTCAGCGCCATCATGCCGTCGGCGGCGAGGGCCACGCCGTCGATCCCCCCGGCCCACGCCCCGACCACCACGCCCGGCAGGAAGAAAGCCAGGCGGGCGAGGGCCACGCGACCCATCGCCGCCGGATGCCCCGTGGCCACCAGCAGCCCGCCGGCCAGGGCCACCCACCCCTCCAGCATGGCATACACCAGCATCAGGCGGAAGGTCCGCACCATCGGCAGCCAGCGGGGGTTCAACAGCTGCAGCAGCTCGGGCAACGCGATGGCCATCACCCCGCTGAGCAGCAGGCTGGCCCGCAGCAGCACATATGCGCCGCGGTAAAAGGCCTGGGAGAGCCGACGGCGATCACCCTGGAGGCGCGCGAAGGCCGGGGTGAGCACCAGGACCAGGGGGCCGGCCACCACCCGCCTCGGATACTGGGCGAACTCAAAGGCCCGGGCATACAGCCCCAGCGCCTCCTGCCCTAACACGGTGCCCACCCAGAAGTCATCGAAGCGCTCCAGCAGGAACTGGATGTTCCCGGAGAGCCAGAGGGGCCGACCGAACCGCACAAACCAACGGGCGATCTCCGGATCCCAGCCCCGGTGCGGGCGCCACATCCGGAGGGGCCCCCAGGTGAGCAGCGCCCGCACCCCGATGCCGCTGGCCTGTTCGGCCACCAGCGCCCAGACGCCCCAACCCCGCCAGGCCAGATAAGGGGCCACCACGGTCATCGTTGCCGCGGCCGCCACATCCACCAGCGCCCGCCGGTCGAACCGCATATCCCGGCTCATCATCGTCTCCTGGACGAAGGAAAGGCCCTGCAGCAGCACCACCAGGCTCAGCCCGCGCAGGACCGCGGGCAGCTCCGGCATCCGGGGGTAGAGGGCGCCCAGGATCGGGGCGGCGAGGAAGAGGGCCAGCGCCGCCGTCGCCACCGTGCCCATCCGGAGCCATCCATAGGTCGCCAGCGTGGGCCGATCCCGCGCCTGCCGGTGCAACACCCCCTGGTCCAGCCCCCAGTCCACCAGCTGAAGGGCCGCGGCGGCGTAGACACCCGCCATCCCGATCACCCCGAAGGCCTCCGGCCCCAGGAAGCGCAGGAGCAACAGGATCCGGAGGAACCCCAGGGCCATGGTGACCAGGGAGGCGGCCACGCTGTAGGCCGAGCCCCGCACCACCTGGCGAGCGATCCCGCCGGGATCCCGCGAAACTTCCACCGATGGGCCCATTCGTCCCTCAACCGGCTCCCGGAATACCCGCGCATCGACCTCCCCGCATCATAACCCCACACCCCCCGTCCAGGAAACCCGACCCCCATCCGGAGGTTAACCCAGGTTATTTTGCTCGAAAATAATCCTGAAAATTCCTTGATGAACCTTTTTCTATTGACAGCGGGATGGGAAGCTGGGTAAAGTTTCGCCGGTCATCCTGTTCCGCGGGGTAAAGAACATGCGGACGGCGCTTCGATGGGTATGGCTGATCGGCCTGTTCCTGATGGCCTGCGCACCGCGGCCGGCGGCCCGAACGCGGCTGGTGGTGGCGGTGCAGCCGACCTTCGCCGTCTCTGAAGTGCTTGAGAAGGCTCGTCCGCTGGAGCAGTATCTGGAGCAGCGGCTGGGCCCGGATGTGGATGTGGAGATCTATGTCCCGCTGAGCCAGGCCGGGGTGGTGGAGGCCCTGCGGTTCGGCCAGGCCCACGTGGCCTTCATGGGGCCCTTCGCGGGCCTGCTCGCTGTCGAGCGCGCCGGCGCCCAGGTGGTCCTGGCGGAGGTGCGGGAGGTGTTCCACGGCGCTCAGAAGACCGAGGCCACGTATTATTACTCCTACTGGGTGGTCCCCAAGGACAGCCCCTATCAATCCTTAGCGGAGCTCAAGGGGAAGCGGGCGTGCTTCCCCAGCCCGATCTCCACCTCCGGCTACATCGGGCCCATGGCCCGGCTGGTCGAGCGGGGCCTCCTCCCCGAACCGGCGGAGGGACAGGAGGTGGACCCCAAGGCTTTCTTCGGCCAGGTGCTGTTCGCCGGGGGCTACGGCCAGTGCTGGGAGGCCTTGAAGGCCGGCCAGGTGGATGTCACGGTGATCGCCGGCGATGTGCCCGAGAAACTGTATCATGAAGTCCTTGACCACACGCGGATCCTGGAGGAACAGGGGCCGCTCCCCTCCCACGTGGTGGTGGTGAGCCCGGCCCT is drawn from Thermoflexus hugenholtzii and contains these coding sequences:
- a CDS encoding glycosyltransferase family 87 protein, encoding MNKVLSWFREKPSTDLIATILVALILMGRWLWLNWEIEHGRRDRMMDFATYYLASRIILRGMDVYRISSHDWYLAGKDLGLGSHLAVYIYSPLLALLMIPIAVLPYPWAALIWGAATIGTFVGAAWAFARRTELPAWPMLLSLLVFMPVNVTMNYGQVNGLILLLMVMFLWNRSWSPLALALAIWIKPWPIWLWLWALWRRMFRTAAMVFVYGMLIGIILMIALGPSGARSFLYHGLPDMIRLALKIPPENELWRTFFAPLLSEPTPSLQRFLSLLIGLLTLLLTWPSGQPWEWSAGLFVAAGNLITPFSWYHHLVWSLIPLWVLIKEKMHGALSPSSTWSAILGVLLVDLQWILGFLVHRVGWEILKEIERSGIFAVTGLMLIWAALALHIWRSSRRMREHAIANGTPASGDGE
- a CDS encoding oligosaccharide flippase family protein: MGPSVEVSRDPGGIARQVVRGSAYSVAASLVTMALGFLRILLLLRFLGPEAFGVIGMAGVYAAAALQLVDWGLDQGVLHRQARDRPTLATYGWLRMGTVATAALALFLAAPILGALYPRMPELPAVLRGLSLVVLLQGLSFVQETMMSRDMRFDRRALVDVAAAATMTVVAPYLAWRGWGVWALVAEQASGIGVRALLTWGPLRMWRPHRGWDPEIARWFVRFGRPLWLSGNIQFLLERFDDFWVGTVLGQEALGLYARAFEFAQYPRRVVAGPLVLVLTPAFARLQGDRRRLSQAFYRGAYVLLRASLLLSGVMAIALPELLQLLNPRWLPMVRTFRLMLVYAMLEGWVALAGGLLVATGHPAAMGRVALARLAFFLPGVVVGAWAGGIDGVALAADGMMALSALMLYRPLRETVDFSIWPLMGGAVGALLIASTPALALEGSGIPSAPLARMAAKAAAFGTLYLLTLLLLEGRTWRPVVSSLRSHLMNRHSL
- a CDS encoding phosphate/phosphite/phosphonate ABC transporter substrate-binding protein: MRTALRWVWLIGLFLMACAPRPAARTRLVVAVQPTFAVSEVLEKARPLEQYLEQRLGPDVDVEIYVPLSQAGVVEALRFGQAHVAFMGPFAGLLAVERAGAQVVLAEVREVFHGAQKTEATYYYSYWVVPKDSPYQSLAELKGKRACFPSPISTSGYIGPMARLVERGLLPEPAEGQEVDPKAFFGQVLFAGGYGQCWEALKAGQVDVTVIAGDVPEKLYHEVLDHTRILEEQGPLPSHVVVVSPALSEPLRTRVVEALMGLGAPEHRSLMRQFISGIFVGFQKTDARTHLGTLRGYLQRTHIAFSERVEVGRGGGGEEEEEEKTPRP